In one Paramisgurnus dabryanus chromosome 21, PD_genome_1.1, whole genome shotgun sequence genomic region, the following are encoded:
- the LOC135775882 gene encoding mitochondrial carnitine/acylcarnitine carrier protein: MGKFSEIMVKSPLRLRANGLRGETVKFSSVCSVVQSLKMTGEKRVSPLKNFVAGGVGGVCLLFAGHPLDTIKVRLQTQHSVLYRGTYDCLRKTLSKEGIFGLYKGMGAPLAGVTPMMAMNFFGFGLGKDFLQSDPTIPLTYSQIYLSGMLAGVFTTVIVAPGERIKCLLQIQSSAGQIKYAGPVDCALKLYKQQGICSVYKGTVLTLIRDVPSNGLYFLTYEYLKKALTTEGQSVSQLSTWRVLLAGGVAGVLNWLVALPADVLKSKYQTAADGHYKGLVDVLRTLLRNEGPRGLYKGLSAVMLRAFPANAACFLGYEFTLKCFSFIAPHY; this comes from the exons ATGGGTAAATTTAGTGAAATTATGGTTAAAAGTCCACTAAGACTCAGAGCTAATGGTTTGCGAGGAGAAACTGTAAAGTTTTCTTCAGTATGTAGTGTAGTGCAGAGCCTAAAGATGACTGGAGAGAAAAGAGTTTCTCCTCTGAAGAACTTTGTGGCTGGAGGGGTTGGTGGTGTCTGTCTCTTATTTGCTGGACACCCACTGGACACTATTAAG GTCCGTCTACAAACACAACATTCTGTTCTCTACAGAGGGACATACGATTGTCTCAGAAAAACTCTGTCTAAAGAG GGAATATTTGGCTTATATAAAGGGATGGGTGCTCCGCTAGCTGGTGTGACCCCTATGATGGCGATGAATTTCTTTGGCTTTGGGCTTGGAAAAGACTTCCTGCAGAGTGACCCCACCATCCCACTAAC GTACTCACAGATCTACCTGTCAGGGATGCTGGCTGGAGTCTTCACCACTGTGATCGTGGCTCCGGGAGAGAGAATCAAGTGTTTACTGCAG ATTCAGTCGTCAGCTGGTCAGATCAAGTATGCTGGACCTGTTGACTGTGCACTCAAATTATATAAGCAACAGGGAATATGCAGTGTTTACAAGGGCACTGTACTGACTCTAATCAGAG ATGTGCCTTCAAATGGTTTATACTTTCTAACATATGAGTACCTTAAAAAAGCTCTGACCACTGAAGGACAGAG TGTTTCTCAGCTGAGCACATGGAGAGTTCTTCTGGCAGGTGGGGTCGCTGGAGTTTTAAACTGGCTGGTTGCATTGCCTGCAGATGTGCTGAAGTCAAAGTACCAAACAG CTGCTGATGGACATTACAAGGGTTTAGTAGATGTGTTACGAACTCTCTTACGAAACGAAGGTCCAAGAGGTCTCTATAAAGGACTGAGCGCTGTCATGTTACGAGCATTTCCCGCCAATGCC GCATGTTTTCTGGGTTATGAGTTTACATTGAAGTGTTTCAGCTTTATTGCTCCACATTACTAA